A genome region from Desertibacillus haloalkaliphilus includes the following:
- a CDS encoding PTS sugar transporter subunit IIC, whose product MISAFFVILIAFLAGVEGILDEFQFHQPLVAATLIGLATGHLMEGV is encoded by the coding sequence ATGATTTCAGCGTTTTTCGTAATTCTAATCGCATTCTTGGCCGGTGTTGAAGGAATCTTGGACGAGTTCCAATTCCACCAACCACTGGTCGCTGCAACGTTGATTGGATTGGCAACTGGTCACCTAATGGAAGGTGT